A stretch of Rhododendron vialii isolate Sample 1 chromosome 4a, ASM3025357v1 DNA encodes these proteins:
- the LOC131322668 gene encoding uncharacterized protein LOC131322668 — MPPRTRVRAGEIGRRGGRGRGRGRGALVEDEVSQHGENPNGNPGEGPRHGQGEEVPIIQNPFARDFVAALAAANLLNPAPRESADSRALSAMREFSRRNPPTFDGSSSDPLVADHWLAQIRKLFRALKITEDDLRVNIVAVQLTGEANEWWESVLELRKDARRAARTAAQANEPDVENLTWAEFEVFFEEQYFPETSRNQLRDEFEKLEQGDMTVSEYALKFQSLSRFAPELVATEERKCRRFERGLHDTVKKFVMAQRKGKFAEVCMVGSASWYSNGGNLINLDAVLKLNYPMTLTIFNSLITGKLKSLASLNDPNYFEPVSLLEFGSSSYYQYSLVFGKFDSDCCGGIDIPKNQSLGLNPGSLCYTTSRQNDVFNLEYLNECSSCSEKEHKVQYVIKFGSGYQYLALDPNTALVGEGSWDEKKNQLCIVACRFLNSSDSLDNARVGDCSIRLSLWYPAFWTIRNRTSVLGQIWTDKTVNESGYFNRITFKSRDNSMAVVPGLRYEYTVTEKVKKLCPFNKSVIKKGNRYPKWNSDDLAFDMLVEDSTGNHSWSWSKATPSFFGDQNYVLKRNPFSTRTSMNYMIAVEGESIHHGPLNITYTISLYQTSSATSVIFNSTLDISAEGLYDKETGRVCMVGCRKLSTGESMDCELLLKFQFPLVNAKEEGKIRGSVESTREETDHLYFKHLEMTGWVFYREEAKRSVQRLDLEIVMVLISYTLACVFVGLQIFYVKRNPQVLPFASLFMLVILTLGHMVTLVLNFEALFLGNRKRSNVSLGSQGWLEVNEVVVRAVTMVAFLLHLWLLQLAFSARLGDENQKDIWVAEKKAMLVSSTIYILGLLFALFLNTRNLISYGGLVLDGFLLPQILLSIFHISKENALSHPFYIGTTCVRLLPHVYDLYRAHNFAQVQFDGAYFFANPYVDFYSLTWDVVISCGGVLFAVFIYLQQRFGGRCILGRRFREVEMYEKVPVTSSEQ, encoded by the exons ATGCCTCCGAGAACACGCGTTAGAGCAGGTGAGATCGGAAGAAGGGGTGGCcgtggccgtggtcgtggccgagGGGCACTGGTTGAGGATGAAGTTAGCCAACATGGGGAGAATCCGAATGGTAATCCGGGGGAAGGGCCTAGACACGGTCAAGGAGAGGAAGTACCGATCATTCAAAATCCCTTTGCTAGGGATTTTGTTGCGGCTCTTGCGGCTGCAAATCTTCTTAACCCTGCTCCTAGGGAAAGTGCGGATAGCCGTGCTTTGTCTGCAATGAGGGAGTTCAGTCGTAGAAATCCACCTACGTTTGATGGGTCGAGTAGTGACCCTCTTGTAGCCGACCATTGGTTGGCCCAGATTCGAAAACTCTTTAGGGCTCTCAAAATTACGGAAGACGACTTGCGGGTAAATATAGTGGCTGTTCAATTAACTGGGGAGGCTAACGAATGGTGGGAGTCGGTTTTAGAATTGAGGAAGGATGCtaggagagcggcaaggaccgcggctcaagcaAATGAGCCAGATGTGGAGAACCTAACTTGGGCCGAATTTGAGGTGTTTTTCGAGGAGCAATACTTTCCAGAAACGAGTCGCAACCAGTTGAGAGATGAGTTCGAGAAGTTAGAGCAAGGGGATATGACCGTGTCGGAATATGCTTTAAAGTTCCAATCTTTGTCTCGTTTTGCACCGGAGTTGGTGGCAACTGAAGAGAGGAAATGTAGGcggtttgaaagaggtttgcATGACACCGTGAAGAAGTTTGTTATGGCACAACGTAAAGGAAAGTTTGCCGAAGTTTGTATGGTAGGCTCGGCTTCTTGGTACTCAAACGGAGGTAATTTGATCAATCTTGATGCAGTCCTCAAGCTTAACTATCCTATGACTTTGACCATCTTCAATAGTTTAATAACTGGGAAATTGAAGAGTTTGGCTTCTCTGAATGATCCGAATTATTTTGAACCCGTTTCACTTTTAGAGTTTGGTTCATCGAGTTACTATCAGTATTCATTGGTTTTTGGGAAATTTGATAGCGATTGTTGCGGTGGGATTGATATTCCCAAAAATCAATCACTTGGTTTAAATCCAGGATCGTTATGTTACACAACGAGTAGGCAAAACGATGTCTTTAACTTGGAGTATTTGAATGAGTGCAGTTct TGTTCTGAGAAGGAACACAAGGTGCAATATGTGATCAAATTTGGATCAGGTTACCAATACCTAGCTCTTGATCCCAATACAGCGCTCGTTGGAGAGGGATCGTGGGATGAAAAGAAGAATCAGCTATGCATAGTTGCTTGCCGGTTTTTGAACTCTTCCGACTCGTTGGACAATGCCCGGGTTGGTGATTGTTCGATTAGGTTGAGCTTGTGGTACCCTGCTTTCTGGACAATCAGGAACAGAACAAGTGTTTTGGGCCAGATTTGGACTGACAAAACTGTTAACGAGTCTGGATACTTCAATAGGATCACGTTTAAAAGTCGCGACAATAGCATGGCTGTGGTTCCTGGTTTGAGATACGAGTACACGGTAACCGAAAAAGTAAAGAAGTTGTGTCCTTTCAACAAGTCGGTTATTAAGAAGGGCAACAGATATCCGAAGTGGAACTCTGACGACTTGGCATTTGACATGTTGGTTGAAGATTCTACGGGGAATCATTCTTGGTCTTGGAGTAAAGCAACGCCTAGCTTTTTCGGTGATCAAAATTACGTGCTGAAGCGGAACCCATTTTCTACCCGTACGTCAATGAATTACATGATTGCAGTTGAGGGAGAGAGTATACATCACGGCCCATTGAATATTACCTACACGATTTCGCTGTATCAGACTTCTTCAGCTACATCGGTAATTTTCAATAGTACCCTTGACATTTCTGCTGAAGGGTTGTATGATAAGGAAACAGGAAGGGTATGTATGGTAGGCTGTAGAAAGCTATCAACAGGTGAATCAATGGACTGTGAGCTTCTTTTGAAATTCCAATTCCCGCTGGTAAATgcaaaagaagaagggaaaattaGGGGAAGCGTCGAAAGCACGAGGGAGGAAACTGACCATCTTTATTTCAAGCACTTGGAAATGACTGGATGGGTTTTCTACAGAGAGGAAGCCAAAAGATCTGTTCAGCGGTTGGATTTGGAGATCGTGATGGTTTTGATCTCCTACACGCTCGCTTGTGTGTTTGTGGGGCTGCAAATTTTTTACGTGAAAAGGAACCCTCAAGTGCTTCCTTTTGCGTCCCTTTTCATGCTTGTGATCCTCACTTTAGGGCATATGGTTACTCTTGTGCTAAACTTTGAAGCTTTGTTTCTAGGAAATCGCAAGCGAAGTAATGTATCGCTTGGGAGTCAAGGGTGGCTCGAAGTGAACGAGGTGGTTGTGAGAGCAGTTACAATGGTGGCTTTCTTGTTGCATCTCTGGCTTCTCCAACTGGCGTTTTCTGCACGTTTGGGCGACGAAAACCAGAAGGACATATGGGTTGCTGAAAAGAAGGCAATGCTGGTTTCTTCAACAATTTACATATTGGGGTTGCTTTTTGCTTTGTTTCTAAATACGAGGAATTTAATATCTTATGGTGGTTTGGTCCTCGACGGTTTCCTTCTCCCTCAAATCCTCCTCAGCATTTTCCATATCTCAAAGGAAAATGCTCTTTCTCATCCATTTTACATTGGAACCACTTGCGTTCGGTTGCTACCTCATGTGTACGATCTCTACCGGGCTCACAACTTTGCGCAAGTCCAATTTGATGGGGCATACTTTTTCGCAAATCCTTATGTGGATTTCTACTCCCTCACATGGGACGTAGTTATTTCTTGCGGGGGTGTTCTGTTTGCGGTTTTCATTTACTTGCAGCAGCGATTTGGCGGGCGGTGTATTCTTGGGCGGAGATTCAGGGAGGTTGAAATGTACGAGAAGGTGCCAGTAACAAGCAGTGAGCAGTAG